In a genomic window of Phycodurus eques isolate BA_2022a chromosome 2, UOR_Pequ_1.1, whole genome shotgun sequence:
- the aktip gene encoding AKT-interacting protein, with translation MNLNPFWSMSANTSLKRPESEDQGELKSSPPRLPFGKKQLPAIPKNAAAIIKPAALGSPAHSANGPHAPYGPFYLEYSLLAEFTLVIKQKLPGIYVQPSYKSALMWFGVIFIRHGLYQDGVFKFTVYIPDNYPDGDCGKLVFDMPVFHPVVDPVSGELDIKRAFTKWRRNHNHIWQVLMYARTIFYKITTSEPLNPEAAVLYEKDVQLFKSKVVDNVRLCNSRLFDQPKIDDPYAISFSPWNPAVHEEAKERMFTYKRRPEDHHKGTQGSGLSWVKPGSTQPFSKDDSPPRS, from the exons ATGAACCTAAACCCCTTCTGGAGCATGTCTGCCAATACGAGTCTTAAG AGACCTGAAAGTGAGGACCAGGGCGAGCTGAAAAGCAGCCCGCCCCGGCTGCCCTTTGGCAAGAAGCAGCTTCCAGCCATCCCTAAGAATGCAGCCGCCATCATCAAGCCAGCAGCCTTGGGCAGCCCAGCCCACTCTGCAAACGGCCCGCACGCACCCTACGGCCCCTTTTACTTGGAATACTCCCTGCTGGCTGAGTT CACCCTCGTGATTAAGCAGAAACTTCCTGGAATTTACGTGCAGCCGTCGTACAAGTCGGCCCTGA TGTGGTTTGGAGTCATATTCATCAGACATGGCTTGTACCAGGATGGAGTCTTCAAGTTCACTGTGTATATCCCAGATAACTATCCAGATGGCGA ctgtggt AAATTAGTGTTTGACATGCCAGTCTTCCATCCAGTTGTTGACCCCGTTTCTGGCGAGCTTGACATCAAAAGAGCTTTCACCAAATGGAG gcgGAATCATAACCACATCTGGCAAGTTCTCATGTATGCACGTACCATTTTCTACAAGATAACCACCTCAGAGCCCCTCAACCCAGAAGCTGCTGTACT GTATGAGAAGGATGTGCAGTTGTTCAAGAGCAAAGTGGTGGACAACGTGAGACTATGCAACAGTCGTCTGTTTGACCAGCCCAAGATAGACGATCCCTACGCAATAAG CTTTTCTCCTTGGAACCCAGCTGTTCACGAAGAAGCGAAAGAGCGAATGTTCACATACAAA AGACGACCTGAGGACCACCACAAAGGAACGCAGGGCTCGGGCCTGTCCTGGGTCAAACCCGGGTCGACGCAACCCTTCAGCAAAGACGACAGTCCTCCTCGGAGTTGA